The window TGGACAGCGTGAGCAGGAACAGCAGCACCAGGCCGACCCCAATCACCGCCGCCGCGCCGATGCCCATGGCCCAGCGCAGCGCGCGCGAATTCTGCAGGCTGCGGCGCGAACCCGGTTCGTGTGGCGGCGTGCCGGCCGGTGAGCCGGATGCGGGGCTCACTTGGTGCCGCCTTCGAAGACCAGGCGGAAGCTGCGGTTGACCGACAGGTTCCAGTCGGATTGGCCGACGGCGCCGATCTGGAAAGGACGCGGCAGCTGAGACACGTCCAGCCGGAAGCTGAATTCGACATGCAGCCGGGAATCGGGCTCGACCTCGGCCACGTCGGCGATCTTCCAGCGCGCGAAACGCTGCACCGCGGCCATCGCGTCGGAAAGCGAATCGAAACTCTGGTTGAGCGTGACGCCCAGGCCGGAATTGCCGATCGGTGTCGGCGCCACGTTGAGCCGCCAGCGGCGCGTCAACGGCTGGAACGACAGCCGCATGTGGCGGGCTTCGGTGCTGAGTTTCTGGTCGGCCCAGTACCAGCGGTCGCGGAAGAGTTCCGCCTCGGCCACGAAATACATCGGAATGCCCTTGCGCAGGGCATCCTCCACGGGTGCACTGAGGTCGAACTTGAGGTTGGCCGAGAGGAAAACGCCGCCTTCGGTCCAGTCGAGCTGCATCTGCTGCACATCGATCTGCGTGCCCTGCGCGCGCGCCGGGACCGCCGCCAGCAG of the Rhodoferax koreense genome contains:
- a CDS encoding DUF4390 domain-containing protein encodes the protein MWSKKAAWLACAWLMATAMLLAAVPARAQGTQIDVQQMQLDWTEGGVFLSANLKFDLSAPVEDALRKGIPMYFVAEAELFRDRWYWADQKLSTEARHMRLSFQPLTRRWRLNVAPTPIGNSGLGVTLNQSFDSLSDAMAAVQRFARWKIADVAEVEPDSRLHVEFSFRLDVSQLPRPFQIGAVGQSDWNLSVNRSFRLVFEGGTK